A genomic region of Caulobacter vibrioides contains the following coding sequences:
- a CDS encoding D-cysteine desulfhydrase, translating into MHLARFPRARFAHLPTPLEPLPRLGAELGVDLWVKRDDCTGLAGGGNKTRKLEFLLGEALAQGADTLVTQGAVQSNHVRQTIAAGARFGLKTEVILEERTGSKASDYMGNGNVLLDKLMGATLRYVPGGTDMVAELEITAQSVRQRGGKPYVIPGGGSNTVGALGYVDCARELVVQADQMDLKIDRLVTATGSAGTHAGLVAGFAALSVDIPILGFGVRAPKPKQEENVYNLAVATAETIGAASRVRREAVVADCDYVGEGYGLVDQGVIDALALAARTEGLLLDPVYSGKAMKGLIDQARKGAFKGERVVFLHTGGAQGLFGYQTVLEAALG; encoded by the coding sequence ATGCACCTTGCTCGCTTTCCTCGCGCCCGCTTCGCGCACCTGCCCACGCCCCTGGAGCCCTTGCCCCGTCTCGGCGCGGAACTGGGCGTGGACCTCTGGGTCAAGCGCGACGACTGCACGGGCCTAGCCGGCGGCGGCAACAAGACCCGCAAGCTGGAGTTCCTGCTCGGCGAGGCCCTGGCCCAAGGCGCCGACACCCTGGTCACCCAGGGCGCGGTCCAGTCCAACCACGTCCGCCAGACCATCGCCGCCGGGGCGCGCTTTGGTCTCAAGACCGAGGTGATCCTGGAGGAGCGCACCGGCTCCAAGGCCAGCGACTACATGGGCAACGGCAACGTGCTGCTCGACAAGTTGATGGGCGCGACGCTGCGCTATGTGCCGGGCGGGACAGACATGGTCGCCGAGCTCGAGATCACCGCCCAGAGCGTCCGCCAGCGCGGCGGCAAGCCCTATGTGATCCCCGGCGGCGGCTCGAACACGGTCGGGGCGCTCGGCTATGTCGATTGCGCGCGCGAACTGGTGGTGCAGGCCGACCAGATGGACCTCAAGATCGATCGCCTCGTCACGGCGACGGGCAGCGCCGGCACGCACGCTGGCCTGGTCGCAGGCTTCGCGGCGCTGTCGGTGGATATCCCGATCCTGGGCTTCGGCGTGCGCGCGCCCAAGCCCAAGCAGGAAGAGAACGTCTACAACCTCGCGGTCGCGACGGCCGAGACGATCGGGGCTGCGAGCCGGGTCCGGCGCGAAGCGGTCGTCGCCGACTGCGACTATGTGGGCGAAGGCTACGGCCTCGTCGACCAAGGCGTGATCGACGCCCTGGCCCTGGCCGCCCGCACCGAAGGGCTGCTGCTGGATCCGGTCTATTCGGGCAAGGCGATGAAGGGGCTGATCGATCAGGCCCGCAAGGGCGCCTTCAAGGGCGAGCGGGTGGTCTTCCTGCACACTGGCGGCGCCCAGGGGCTGTTCGGCTATCAGACCGTGCTTGAGGCCGCGCTGGGCTAG
- a CDS encoding aspartate/glutamate racemase family protein, with amino-acid sequence MSKVLGVLGGMGPAATLDFLAKLQAATPVTREQDHLRVLVDINPKVPDRNVEGSDPGPVLAAMAAGLRGSGAQVLAIACNTAHAYAEEVRASGLPLIDMLETAGLAARAQGANIVGVLGTSLALGLYRERFASLGLEVATLDDHEQVEFMALLYRIKRGDLGQASRDAMAALAHRLIDKGAQAVVAGCTEVPLVLSQPDLSAPLLDATQTLASRCVEICLSD; translated from the coding sequence ATGAGCAAGGTTCTGGGCGTTCTGGGCGGCATGGGTCCGGCCGCCACCCTCGACTTCCTGGCCAAGTTGCAGGCGGCGACGCCCGTGACGCGGGAGCAGGATCATCTGCGGGTGCTGGTGGACATCAACCCGAAGGTTCCCGACCGCAACGTCGAAGGCTCGGATCCCGGTCCGGTGTTGGCGGCGATGGCGGCGGGCCTGCGCGGCTCCGGCGCGCAGGTGCTGGCGATCGCCTGCAACACCGCCCACGCCTATGCCGAGGAGGTCCGCGCTTCGGGTTTGCCGCTGATCGACATGCTGGAGACCGCCGGCCTCGCCGCCCGCGCCCAGGGTGCGAACATCGTCGGCGTCCTGGGCACCAGCCTGGCGCTCGGTCTCTATCGGGAGCGGTTTGCGTCGCTGGGGCTGGAGGTTGCGACCCTGGATGATCACGAGCAGGTCGAGTTCATGGCCCTGCTCTACCGGATCAAGCGGGGCGACCTGGGGCAGGCGTCGCGGGACGCCATGGCCGCCCTCGCTCACCGCCTGATCGACAAGGGCGCGCAGGCTGTGGTCGCGGGTTGCACCGAAGTGCCCTTGGTGCTGTCCCAGCCCGACCTTTCAGCGCCGCTTCTCGACGCCACACAGACCCTGGCGAGCCGCTGTGTCGAGATCTGTCTGTCGGATTGA
- a CDS encoding pectate lyase, which yields MPLSPLSRRRLLATSAAAFAAAGALAPLRALAAPGRETALETMKTATRFMVDKVAYKGGYVWSYLPDFSRRWGEMEAYPTMIWVQPPGTATMGHLFLDAYHATGDEYYYKAACKAAKALIAIQHPAGGWNYLGDLAGKASMRKWYDTIGKNGWRLEEFQHYYGNATFDDAGTAETSQFLLRLYVEKKDRRFKPALNKALQFVLDSQYPNGGWPQRFPLKTDFQNHGHADYTGYITFNDDVAGENIKFLIMVWQTLGDPRALPAIRKAMDCFVICQQPQPQPAWGLQHHVDTLKPAAARSYEPEAFASHTTGANIASCMDFYELTGDPKYLARLGEALDWLDSIKLPQEIQKGRPYPTFIQVGTGKPLYIHRRGSNVVNGEYYADQNPEGTVIHYSSFRAVNVAGLRQRLAKLQATPPEVASKDSPLKGGRKALPKYFTTGDISVSDLNVDTLKADTGQTSPDKAAGLIASLNAEGWWPTELRATSNPYIGDGSPTPAPGDFSQTRVGDATDTSPYITDTPKIGISTGTYIENMAALIKYVTAS from the coding sequence ATGCCCCTCAGCCCGCTCTCCCGCCGTCGCCTCCTGGCCACCTCGGCGGCGGCCTTCGCCGCAGCGGGCGCCCTTGCGCCGCTCCGGGCGCTCGCCGCGCCGGGCCGTGAAACGGCGCTGGAGACGATGAAGACGGCCACGCGCTTCATGGTCGACAAGGTCGCCTACAAGGGCGGTTATGTCTGGAGCTATCTGCCCGACTTCTCGCGGCGCTGGGGCGAGATGGAAGCCTACCCCACCATGATCTGGGTGCAGCCGCCCGGCACCGCGACGATGGGACACCTGTTCCTCGACGCCTATCACGCGACGGGCGATGAGTATTACTACAAGGCCGCCTGCAAGGCCGCCAAGGCCTTGATCGCGATCCAGCACCCCGCCGGGGGATGGAACTATCTGGGCGACCTGGCCGGCAAGGCCTCGATGCGCAAGTGGTACGACACCATCGGCAAGAACGGCTGGCGGCTCGAGGAATTCCAGCACTACTACGGCAACGCCACCTTTGACGACGCCGGCACGGCCGAGACCTCGCAGTTCCTGCTGCGCCTCTACGTCGAGAAGAAGGACAGGCGCTTCAAGCCGGCTCTGAACAAGGCGCTGCAGTTCGTTCTGGACAGCCAGTATCCCAACGGCGGCTGGCCCCAGCGCTTCCCGCTGAAGACCGATTTCCAGAACCACGGCCACGCCGACTACACCGGCTACATCACCTTCAACGACGATGTGGCCGGCGAGAACATCAAGTTCCTGATCATGGTCTGGCAGACCCTGGGCGATCCCCGCGCGCTCCCCGCCATCAGGAAGGCGATGGACTGTTTCGTGATCTGCCAGCAACCCCAACCGCAGCCGGCGTGGGGCCTGCAGCATCACGTCGATACGCTCAAGCCCGCCGCCGCGCGCAGCTACGAGCCCGAGGCTTTCGCCTCGCACACCACGGGCGCCAACATCGCCTCGTGCATGGACTTCTACGAGCTGACCGGCGATCCCAAGTACCTGGCGCGCCTGGGTGAGGCGCTCGACTGGCTGGACAGCATCAAGCTGCCGCAGGAAATCCAGAAGGGCCGCCCCTACCCCACCTTCATTCAGGTGGGCACGGGCAAGCCGCTCTATATCCACCGGCGCGGCAGCAACGTCGTCAACGGCGAGTACTACGCCGACCAGAACCCCGAAGGCACGGTCATCCACTACTCGTCGTTCCGCGCGGTGAATGTGGCCGGCCTGCGCCAGCGGCTCGCCAAGCTGCAGGCCACCCCGCCCGAAGTCGCCAGCAAGGACTCGCCGCTCAAGGGCGGCCGCAAGGCGCTGCCCAAGTACTTCACCACCGGCGACATCTCGGTGTCGGATCTGAACGTGGACACCCTGAAGGCCGACACCGGCCAGACCTCGCCGGACAAGGCCGCCGGCCTGATCGCGTCGCTCAACGCCGAGGGCTGGTGGCCGACCGAGCTCCGGGCGACCAGCAACCCCTATATCGGCGACGGCTCCCCGACGCCCGCCCCGGGCGACTTCAGCCAGACCCGGGTCGGCGACGCGACGGACACCTCGCCCTACATCACCGACACGCCCAAGATCGGCATCTCGACGGGAACCTACATCGAGAACATGGCCGCGCTGATCAAGTACGTGACGGCCAGCTAA
- a CDS encoding SRPBCC family protein, translating to MLCMRVRNPVALAVVAFSLLVAGQAWSFELSAKAKAALAKGEAYAEVFPDPDGISGHVKGVVDINAPPEKVWRIMTDCAAAKVMITTLAVCRIVEGDMARGWDIREHVTRRNLVFPGLRIVFRSDYEPYSRIKFKLVGGDLKVEQGEWKLQALDGGRRTRVLYDNRLAVDWPVPKALIREALRKDTPKVLMNLKGLCE from the coding sequence GTGCTGTGCATGCGCGTTCGAAATCCCGTCGCTCTGGCCGTCGTGGCGTTCTCATTGCTCGTTGCGGGCCAAGCCTGGTCCTTTGAGCTGTCCGCCAAGGCCAAGGCTGCGCTGGCCAAGGGCGAGGCCTATGCCGAGGTGTTTCCCGACCCCGACGGCATCTCGGGGCATGTGAAGGGTGTGGTGGATATCAACGCGCCGCCCGAGAAGGTTTGGCGCATCATGACCGACTGCGCGGCCGCCAAGGTGATGATCACCACGCTCGCGGTCTGCCGCATCGTCGAAGGCGACATGGCCCGCGGGTGGGACATCCGCGAGCATGTGACCCGACGAAACCTCGTGTTTCCCGGCCTACGGATCGTCTTCCGGTCCGACTACGAACCCTACAGCCGCATCAAGTTCAAACTGGTCGGCGGCGATCTGAAGGTCGAGCAGGGCGAATGGAAGCTGCAGGCCTTGGATGGCGGCCGACGGACCCGGGTGCTCTACGACAACCGCCTGGCCGTGGATTGGCCGGTCCCCAAGGCGCTGATCCGCGAGGCCCTGCGCAAGGACACGCCTAAGGTCCTGATGAACCTCAAGGGCCTTTGCGAGTAG
- a CDS encoding ATP-dependent DNA helicase: MTAFPPTLDLAPALVVLPGPRAGLADGGEARMLRAPDARDLFEHGPVLVAHAAMTARRLNLSPPARSPRLFDVLELHAFTRPAAFCAPSAVGLATALGLREPHGAAEQAQTLREAADALLRELALTPVPSREEALAIAETLAKAGWSWGPAVIGALRSVPVGNQFRGSGLDVWARLVEWEDQAPPGEAGSRPIDPERAGERLAELLQRSGLEEVREAQVTFAKEAAFAFQPREREGEPRMMLAEAGTGVGKTLGYLAPASLWAEANGPSVWVSTYTRALQRQIERESRSIYPDPKERARKAVVRKGRENYLCLLNFQEQTNGAQLGNGDLIGLALTARWARATRDGDMTGGDFPAWLPTLAAVPPSVQASPANLVDRRGECIHAGCQHYRICFIEKAVRASKRADLVIANHALVLTQAAFDGARTARGLKGDNETTSLKRIVFDEGHHLFEAADSAFSAALSGAEAAELRRWIRGPEGRGRRGRGLEARLLDILGDREGARGAMSQAIQAAAALPGEGWSGRVAPPDGQINPIGPIENFLVAVIEQLRARSGDRGGADLGLQCDARPATDLVRERAPEAAKALAAIEAPLLALARALEDVLDEDAEHLGASERARIEGALRGLDRRARMTLPAWRSILKAIEDDDVEPSDSDPDFVDWFEATFLYGRVVDAACRRHWVDPTEPLRAAVLSPAHGVLVTSATLVDPALEDPFALAEMRTGAARLPTAPKVLRLVSPFDYANNAKAFVVTDVNKEDPRQVSAAMRELFLAAGGGGLGLFTAIRRLKAVHERIAAPLADQGLALYARHVDPLEVGALVDIFRAEEDACLLGTDAIRDGVDVPGRSLRLLVFDRVPWPRPDVLHKARRLRFGGKGYDDAVARARISQAFGRLIRRADDRGVFVMLDAAAPTRLFSSLPEGVTLERVSLVEAIEAAGAFLAKKEA; encoded by the coding sequence GTGACTGCTTTCCCGCCGACTCTGGACCTGGCCCCGGCCCTGGTCGTCCTGCCCGGACCGCGCGCCGGCCTGGCGGATGGCGGCGAGGCGCGGATGCTTCGCGCGCCGGACGCGCGCGATCTCTTCGAGCATGGCCCAGTGCTGGTCGCGCACGCGGCGATGACGGCTCGGCGTCTGAACCTGTCTCCGCCGGCGCGCTCGCCGCGTCTGTTCGATGTGCTGGAACTGCATGCCTTCACGCGCCCGGCGGCGTTCTGCGCCCCCTCGGCGGTGGGCCTCGCCACGGCCCTGGGGCTGCGCGAGCCGCATGGCGCAGCCGAGCAGGCCCAGACCCTGCGCGAGGCCGCTGACGCGCTCTTGCGAGAACTGGCCCTGACGCCGGTTCCCTCGCGCGAAGAGGCCCTGGCGATCGCCGAAACCCTGGCCAAGGCGGGCTGGTCGTGGGGACCGGCCGTCATCGGCGCCTTGCGCTCGGTTCCCGTCGGCAACCAGTTTCGCGGATCGGGCCTCGATGTCTGGGCGCGGCTCGTGGAGTGGGAAGACCAGGCGCCGCCCGGCGAGGCCGGATCGCGCCCCATCGATCCTGAGCGCGCCGGCGAGCGTCTGGCCGAACTGCTTCAGCGGTCGGGTCTGGAAGAAGTCCGCGAAGCCCAGGTGACCTTCGCCAAGGAAGCCGCCTTCGCCTTCCAGCCGCGCGAGCGCGAAGGCGAGCCGCGCATGATGCTGGCCGAGGCGGGCACGGGCGTTGGCAAGACCCTGGGCTATCTGGCGCCCGCGTCGCTCTGGGCCGAGGCCAATGGACCGTCGGTCTGGGTCAGCACCTACACCCGCGCGCTTCAGCGCCAGATCGAACGCGAGAGCCGCTCGATCTATCCCGATCCCAAGGAACGCGCCCGCAAGGCGGTGGTGCGAAAAGGGCGCGAGAACTACCTGTGCCTGTTGAACTTTCAGGAGCAGACCAACGGCGCGCAGCTGGGTAACGGCGACCTGATCGGTCTGGCGCTGACGGCGCGCTGGGCCCGCGCCACGCGCGACGGCGACATGACCGGCGGCGACTTTCCCGCCTGGCTGCCGACCCTGGCGGCCGTTCCGCCCTCGGTTCAGGCCAGTCCCGCCAATCTCGTCGACCGGCGGGGCGAGTGCATCCATGCGGGCTGTCAGCACTATCGCATCTGCTTCATCGAGAAGGCGGTGCGGGCGTCCAAGCGCGCGGATCTGGTGATCGCCAACCATGCGCTGGTCTTGACCCAGGCGGCCTTTGACGGCGCGCGCACGGCGCGGGGGCTGAAGGGCGACAACGAGACCACCAGCCTCAAGCGCATCGTCTTCGACGAGGGCCACCACCTGTTCGAGGCCGCCGACAGCGCGTTCTCGGCGGCCTTGTCGGGCGCTGAAGCGGCGGAGTTGCGGCGCTGGATCCGGGGACCCGAAGGGCGTGGTCGGCGGGGACGTGGCCTGGAAGCGCGGCTGCTCGACATCCTGGGAGACCGGGAGGGCGCGCGCGGTGCGATGAGCCAGGCCATTCAGGCCGCCGCCGCCTTGCCGGGCGAGGGTTGGTCGGGGCGGGTCGCGCCACCTGATGGGCAGATCAATCCGATCGGTCCGATCGAGAACTTCCTCGTCGCCGTGATCGAGCAGCTACGCGCTCGCAGCGGCGACCGGGGCGGGGCCGATCTTGGCCTGCAATGCGATGCGCGGCCAGCGACCGATCTGGTCCGCGAGCGCGCGCCGGAGGCCGCCAAGGCTCTGGCCGCGATCGAGGCGCCGCTGCTGGCCCTAGCGCGGGCGCTGGAAGACGTGCTGGACGAGGACGCCGAGCACCTTGGCGCGTCGGAGCGGGCCAGGATCGAGGGCGCTTTGCGCGGCCTGGATCGCCGGGCGCGCATGACCCTGCCGGCCTGGCGCTCGATCCTCAAAGCCATTGAGGACGACGACGTCGAGCCGAGCGACAGCGATCCGGACTTCGTCGACTGGTTCGAGGCGACCTTCCTCTACGGCCGTGTGGTGGACGCGGCCTGCCGCCGGCATTGGGTGGACCCGACCGAGCCGCTGCGCGCGGCGGTGCTGTCGCCCGCGCACGGTGTGCTGGTGACCAGCGCCACCCTGGTCGATCCTGCGCTGGAGGATCCGTTCGCCCTGGCCGAGATGCGCACGGGCGCGGCGCGCCTGCCGACCGCGCCCAAGGTGCTGCGGCTGGTCTCGCCGTTCGACTACGCGAACAACGCCAAGGCCTTCGTCGTCACCGATGTGAACAAGGAAGATCCGCGCCAGGTCTCGGCAGCGATGCGCGAGTTGTTTCTGGCGGCGGGGGGCGGGGGGCTTGGCCTCTTCACCGCCATCCGTCGCCTCAAGGCCGTGCACGAGCGTATCGCCGCCCCGCTGGCCGATCAGGGCCTGGCGCTCTACGCCCGGCACGTCGATCCGCTGGAGGTCGGGGCGCTCGTAGACATCTTCCGGGCCGAGGAGGACGCCTGCCTGCTGGGCACCGACGCCATCCGCGACGGCGTGGACGTGCCCGGCCGCTCGTTGCGGCTTCTGGTGTTCGATCGCGTGCCGTGGCCGCGTCCGGACGTGCTGCACAAGGCGCGCCGGTTGCGCTTCGGGGGCAAGGGCTATGACGACGCGGTGGCGCGGGCGCGGATCAGCCAGGCCTTCGGTCGCCTGATCCGGCGGGCCGACGATCGCGGCGTGTTCGTGATGCTCGATGCGGCGGCTCCAACCCGGCTGTTCTCGAGCCTTCCCGAGGGCGTCACGCTGGAACGTGTAAGCTTGGTCGAGGCCATCGAAGCGGCCGGCGCCTTCCTGGCCAAGAAAGAGGCCTGA
- a CDS encoding tetratricopeptide repeat protein, translating to MMRSGWLIALMLAALWPADAARAQGWGAGADCDAIERAAEDGQTALYVELAICHLRGEGREPDVAKGLFWLRKAVALADTDAMVELGNLYLLGDEGLKPDADGAVKLYARAARLGDPNGMFNLAVMHRGGHGRPEKPRLARAWYLRAGEAGSAPGAFNAGVVLLEGYGGRVDARGGLLWLRRAIEMGSAEAMSELGRLHAEGAGVAADPAKALYFYRAAARNELPDAMYRLGAAHYNGQLTDKNYVEAISWFQRAADRGDHDAWFALGLMCEIGRGVRADPDLALQMYRRAVESEDPALRAKAQRAIDRLLGLVEEDETPVG from the coding sequence TTGATGCGTTCTGGTTGGCTGATCGCGCTGATGCTCGCGGCCCTGTGGCCCGCCGACGCGGCGCGCGCGCAAGGCTGGGGGGCTGGGGCCGACTGTGACGCCATCGAACGGGCGGCCGAGGATGGCCAGACGGCCCTCTATGTCGAGCTTGCGATCTGCCATCTCCGCGGTGAAGGACGCGAGCCGGATGTCGCCAAGGGACTGTTCTGGCTGCGCAAGGCCGTGGCCCTGGCCGACACCGACGCCATGGTCGAGTTGGGCAACCTGTATCTTCTCGGGGACGAGGGGCTGAAGCCCGACGCCGACGGCGCCGTGAAGCTCTATGCGAGAGCCGCCCGGCTGGGCGATCCGAACGGCATGTTCAATCTGGCGGTCATGCACCGGGGTGGTCACGGACGTCCCGAGAAGCCAAGGCTGGCTCGCGCCTGGTATCTCCGCGCCGGGGAGGCCGGATCGGCTCCGGGCGCGTTCAACGCGGGCGTCGTGCTGCTGGAGGGCTATGGCGGTCGCGTGGACGCCAGGGGCGGCCTGCTATGGCTGCGCCGCGCGATCGAGATGGGCTCCGCGGAGGCCATGAGCGAGCTGGGGCGTTTGCACGCCGAGGGCGCCGGCGTCGCCGCCGATCCCGCCAAGGCCCTCTACTTCTACCGCGCCGCCGCGCGCAACGAGCTGCCGGACGCGATGTATCGGCTGGGCGCGGCGCACTATAACGGCCAGCTGACCGACAAGAACTATGTCGAGGCGATAAGCTGGTTCCAGCGGGCTGCGGACCGTGGGGACCACGACGCCTGGTTCGCGCTGGGGCTGATGTGCGAGATCGGTCGCGGTGTCCGGGCCGATCCCGATCTGGCGCTCCAAATGTACCGTCGGGCCGTGGAAAGCGAGGATCCGGCCCTGCGGGCCAAGGCGCAGCGGGCGATCGATCGGCTGCTGGGACTCGTGGAGGAGGACGAAACGCCGGTGGGCTGA
- the pdeM gene encoding ligase-associated DNA damage response endonuclease PdeM, translated as MTRFAPSACGGLRIALANVEVVLRWSGALWLEHERTLIVADLHFEKGSSYAARFGQMLPPYDTRETLDRLDREITQLTPERLIFLGDSFHDGAGEARLAVDDYRRLEGLALGREPVWAVGNHDADGPKALPGEVIDEASIAGLILRHEPLAGAQPGEVAGHLHPAAKVSSGRATVRRRCFVTDGARLVLPAFGAYTGGLNVLDDAFSSLFNGPLLAGALGPRRVHAVGGKSLRPD; from the coding sequence ATGACCCGCTTTGCGCCTTCGGCCTGCGGCGGCCTTCGTATCGCCTTGGCCAATGTCGAGGTGGTGCTGCGCTGGTCCGGCGCGCTGTGGCTTGAGCACGAACGCACGCTGATCGTGGCCGATCTTCATTTCGAGAAGGGCAGCAGTTACGCCGCCCGCTTTGGTCAGATGCTGCCGCCCTACGACACGCGCGAAACCCTAGACCGCCTTGACCGCGAGATTACGCAGCTCACGCCCGAACGGCTAATCTTCCTGGGCGACAGCTTCCATGACGGCGCCGGCGAGGCGCGGCTGGCGGTGGACGACTACCGCCGGCTGGAAGGCTTGGCCCTTGGCCGCGAGCCGGTCTGGGCGGTGGGCAACCACGACGCCGACGGCCCAAAGGCCTTGCCGGGCGAGGTGATCGACGAAGCCAGCATCGCGGGGCTGATCCTTCGGCATGAGCCGCTTGCTGGCGCGCAGCCGGGCGAGGTGGCGGGTCACCTGCATCCGGCGGCCAAGGTCTCCAGCGGACGCGCGACCGTCCGCCGACGCTGTTTCGTCACCGACGGCGCCCGCCTGGTCCTGCCGGCGTTCGGCGCCTATACGGGCGGGCTGAATGTGCTGGATGACGCCTTTTCGAGTCTCTTCAACGGCCCGCTCCTGGCCGGCGCCTTGGGTCCGCGCCGGGTTCACGCGGTGGGCGGCAAATCGTTGAGGCCCGACTAG
- a CDS encoding DUF3429 domain-containing protein: MNESAGGRTPVPPAAWVFGLSTLIPFFVASGLFCYGPADVQKSALLGLLAYSAAMVSYFGGVRTGLEIEDPSPRWSVLGISLLFPLAGFGLLLGQLKFGPAWQLSGFLLVLLLQWVWDVTDHEGPSWRPRMRTLMTAGAAISLAFSLEQALHM; the protein is encoded by the coding sequence ATGAACGAGTCCGCGGGCGGGCGGACGCCGGTTCCACCGGCGGCATGGGTCTTTGGTCTGTCGACCTTGATCCCATTCTTTGTAGCGTCGGGCCTGTTTTGCTATGGGCCGGCGGATGTCCAGAAGTCCGCGCTGCTCGGGCTGCTGGCGTACTCCGCCGCGATGGTCTCCTACTTCGGCGGCGTTCGAACCGGACTGGAGATCGAAGACCCCAGTCCTCGCTGGTCGGTCCTGGGTATTTCGCTGCTGTTCCCGCTGGCGGGGTTTGGCTTGCTGCTTGGCCAACTGAAGTTCGGGCCGGCCTGGCAGTTGTCGGGCTTTTTGCTGGTGTTGCTGCTGCAATGGGTCTGGGACGTCACCGACCATGAGGGGCCGAGCTGGCGCCCCCGGATGCGCACCCTGATGACCGCTGGCGCGGCGATCTCTCTGGCGTTCTCGCTGGAGCAGGCCCTGCATATGTGA